In a genomic window of Erigeron canadensis isolate Cc75 chromosome 5, C_canadensis_v1, whole genome shotgun sequence:
- the LOC122601787 gene encoding protein FAR-RED IMPAIRED RESPONSE 1-like produces the protein MNEYSSFSSPLSDEDVLSDRSSFLSSPSEDDGLLSDSGQGFLSNSDQELSPNYDQGLSRDSDQRHQIGHEKETTCEISADVGEQHEESISQDKSNSTFNHDDDIEEPKIGMTFDTIEELARFYAYYGKKKGFGVYKRSSRKSYTNDERKYATISCNRAGKSVSKSKNILNPRPVSKTNCPAKVNAVLGNDKKWNVSKVELKHNHPFSPSKGRFYRCHRFVNRNVKRRLEIYQRARVRMNKGFNTFVVESGGYENVPFTEKDCRNYIDKVKRLIFGEGDAQAIQSYFTKVQSSDRDFFYTWDLDEENRLRSLFWADARSRAAYEEFGDVVTFDTTYLTNEYEMPMAPLVGVNHHGQSILLGCGLISNEDTETFKWLFQSWLACMCGRPPKAIITDQDQAMKNAIQMVFPDARHR, from the exons ATGAATGAATATTCATCCTTTTCTTCTCCATTAAGTGATGAAGACGTATTATCAGATCGctcctcttttctttcttctccgTCAGAAGATGATGGGTTATTATCTGACTCTGGTCAAGGGTTCTTATCGAATTCTGATCAAGAGTTATCACCAAATTATGATCAAGGGTTATCACGGGATTCTGATCAAAG GCATCAAATTGGCCATGAAAAAGAAACTACGTGTGAGATAAGTGCTGATGTAGGTGAACAACATGAAGAGAGTATTTCCCAAGACAAAAGTAACAGCACTTTTAACCATGATGACGATATTGAAGAGCCAAAGATTGGCATGACCTTTGATACTATTGAAGAGCTTGCTAGGTTTTACGCATATTATGGGAAAAAGAAAGGATTTGGAGTGTACAAGAGGTCTTCGCGAAAGTCTTATACCAATGATGAGAGAAAGTATGCAACTATTTCATGTAATCGGGCTGGGAAGTCGGTctcaaaatcgaaaaatatCTTGAACCCTCGACCCGTTTCGAAAACAAATTGCCCAGCAAAAGTTAATGCAGTTCTTGGCAATGATAAAAAATGGAATGTGTCTAAAGTTGAACTCAAACACAATCATCCGTTTAGTCCAAGTAAAGGACGTTTTTATCGGTGTCATAGGTTCGTAAACCGAAATGTCAAAAGACGACTTGAGATATATCAAAGAGCTAGGGTAAGAATGAATAAGGGTTTCAATACCTTTGTCGTGGAGAGTGGGGGATATGAAAATGTACCATTTACAGAAAAGGATTGCCGCAACTACATTGATAAGGTCAAACGGTTGATATTTGGAGAAGGTGATGCTCAAGCAATTCAAAGTTATTTCACGAAGGTTCAATCTTCTGATCGTGACTTCTTTTACACATGGGATTTAGATGAGGAAAATCGACTAAGGAGTTTGTTTTGGGCTGATGCGAGGAGTAGAGCAGCTTATGAGGAATTTGGGGATGTGGTCACATTCGATACAACATATCTAACAAATGAGTATGAGATGCCAATGGCTCCACTTGTAGGAGTAAATCATCATGGACAATCAATATTGCTTGGTTGCGGATTGATTTCAAATGAAGATACTGAGACATTCAAATGGCTATTCCAGTCATGGCTTGCTTGTATGTGTGGACGTCCTCCAAAAGCCATTATCACAGATCAGGACCAAGCAATGAAGAACGCAATACAAATGGTGTTTCCTGATGCACGTCATAGGTGA